The following coding sequences are from one Parabacteroides pacaensis window:
- a CDS encoding DUF3276 family protein, translated as MEGSVKNARAENSDKEIIYSKAIKAGKRIYYLDVKKNLKDELFLAVTESKKIQSKDGSQISFEKHKIFLYKEDFDKFMNGMEEVISYIKKGNAGLLRCKPEENPCDPEEDINLKIEF; from the coding sequence ATGGAAGGATCAGTAAAGAATGCACGTGCAGAGAATAGTGATAAAGAGATTATATACTCAAAAGCTATCAAAGCAGGGAAGCGGATTTATTATTTAGATGTAAAAAAGAATCTAAAAGATGAGTTGTTTTTGGCTGTAACAGAAAGTAAGAAGATTCAGTCAAAAGATGGTTCACAAATTTCGTTTGAGAAACATAAAATCTTTCTCTATAAAGAAGATTTTGACAAATTTATGAACGGAATGGAAGAGGTGATCAGTTACATCAAAAAAGGGAATGCCGGCTTATTGCGATGTAAGCCGGAAGAAAATCCTTGTGACCCCGAAGAAGACATAAATCTAAAAATTGAATTCTGA
- a CDS encoding DUF362 domain-containing protein, producing the protein MAYVINDDCIACGTCIDECPVGAISEGDKYSIDPEMCTECGTCADVCPTEAIHPAV; encoded by the coding sequence ATGGCTTACGTAATTAACGATGATTGTATTGCTTGTGGAACATGTATCGACGAATGTCCTGTTGGAGCAATTTCAGAAGGCGATAAATACAGTATCGATCCTGAAATGTGTACAGAGTGTGGAACTTGCGCAGATGTATGTCCTACTGAAGCAATCCATCCGGCAGTATAA
- a CDS encoding ATPase gives MVLIADSGSTKTDWVVVKHGVPVQQIFTKGTNPYFQSEEEINKEISENLFPQLDLNKYPIEKVWFYGAGCAYADKVEVIHHALYEHLKVPVEVGSDLLGAARGLCGHEPGIACIMGTGSNSCFYDGIGITQTVPPLGFILGDEGSGASLGKQLVSDCLKKQLPEEIRKMFMAQFQLTPEIILERVYKRPFPNRFLAGLSSFLAQNLEVPELRNIVLNSFKLFFMRNVMQYEYKKYPAHFVGSVAYFYQPVLEEAAEAVGIHMGKVIQSPIRGLINYHK, from the coding sequence ATAGTTTTAATAGCAGATAGCGGTTCAACTAAAACCGATTGGGTAGTAGTAAAACATGGCGTACCCGTTCAACAAATTTTTACGAAAGGAACGAATCCTTATTTTCAATCGGAGGAAGAAATAAATAAAGAGATTTCTGAAAATTTGTTTCCTCAATTGGACCTAAATAAGTATCCGATAGAAAAAGTATGGTTTTACGGAGCAGGTTGTGCGTATGCAGATAAAGTTGAGGTTATCCATCATGCTCTTTACGAACATCTAAAGGTGCCAGTGGAAGTAGGTAGCGATTTGCTTGGGGCTGCTCGTGGCCTTTGCGGACATGAGCCTGGTATTGCTTGTATTATGGGGACTGGGTCAAACTCTTGTTTTTATGATGGGATAGGTATCACTCAAACTGTTCCGCCATTGGGTTTTATCTTAGGTGACGAGGGAAGCGGTGCATCTCTAGGTAAGCAATTGGTAAGTGATTGTTTAAAAAAACAATTGCCCGAAGAAATAAGAAAAATGTTTATGGCCCAGTTTCAGTTGACTCCGGAAATTATTTTAGAGCGTGTTTATAAACGTCCTTTCCCGAATCGTTTCTTGGCTGGGCTTTCTTCTTTTCTAGCTCAAAACTTGGAAGTGCCTGAATTAAGGAATATCGTCTTGAATAGTTTTAAATTATTTTTTATGCGGAATGTGATGCAATATGAATATAAAAAATACCCTGCTCATTTTGTCGGTTCGGTTGCTTATTTTTACCAACCCGTTTTAGAAGAGGCAGCAGAGGCGGTTGGAATTCATATGGGAAAAGTAATTCAAAGTCCTATCCGGGGATTAATCAATTATCATAAATAA
- the ftsH gene encoding ATP-dependent zinc metalloprotease FtsH → MENKNFIKKEPGNKNNKPKMFRFNLYWMYGLIFIMLVALYMTNDSSSSKEMGWTEFQTLARENAFKEMVVYNKKNLLEATVKPDKLGLVFKGDSSKVNASQKIFVKIPSADKFSDFYDQAVKENHIDTQLSFEEGKDAFWDFFISFGPLILLVAIWIFLMRRMSGGAGGGAAGVFNVGKAKAQLFDKDNERKVTFKDVAGLAEAKQEVEEIVSFLKSPEKYTELGGKIPKGALLVGPPGTGKTLLAKAVAGEANVPFFSLSGSDFVEMFVGVGASRVRDLFRQAKEKAPCIVFIDEIDAVGRARGKNANMNSNDERENTLNQLLTEMDGFGSNSGVIILAATNRADILDKALLRAGRFDRQIHVELPDLNERKEIFGVHLRPIKIDNSVDAEFLARQTPGFSGADIANVCNEAALIAARNGKKFVQKEDFMNAVDRIVGGLEKRTKITTAEERRSIATHEAGHATLSWLLEHANPLVKVTIVPRGKALGAAWYLPEERQITTREQLLDEMCATLGGRAAEELFLGKVSTGASNDLERITKQAYAMVVYFGMSNKLPNLNYYDSTGQEWGFTKPYSEETARLIDLEIQHIINEQYQRAKDILLANAEGHNKLAQVLLEREVIYTEDVEAIFGKRAWVSRSQEILDAQDKSKEEITDKNPVSEDQPNEVSKPEDTIDKKKEDSK, encoded by the coding sequence ATGGAAAATAAGAATTTTATAAAGAAAGAGCCTGGTAACAAAAATAATAAACCTAAAATGTTCCGCTTCAACCTTTATTGGATGTACGGACTCATTTTTATTATGTTAGTAGCGCTATATATGACAAACGATTCGTCATCCTCTAAAGAAATGGGATGGACAGAATTCCAAACATTAGCTCGAGAGAATGCATTTAAAGAGATGGTTGTATACAATAAAAAGAATTTATTGGAAGCAACTGTCAAACCTGATAAATTAGGACTTGTATTTAAAGGAGATAGCAGTAAAGTAAATGCTTCCCAGAAAATATTTGTAAAAATACCGTCTGCAGACAAATTTTCTGATTTTTATGATCAAGCAGTAAAAGAAAATCATATTGATACACAATTAAGCTTCGAAGAAGGGAAAGATGCATTCTGGGATTTTTTCATTTCTTTCGGACCATTAATTTTATTAGTCGCAATATGGATTTTCCTTATGCGTAGAATGTCCGGAGGAGCCGGAGGTGGTGCTGCAGGAGTATTTAATGTAGGAAAAGCAAAGGCTCAGCTATTTGACAAAGATAACGAACGGAAAGTAACATTTAAAGATGTAGCCGGTTTAGCAGAAGCAAAACAGGAAGTAGAAGAAATAGTTTCATTTCTCAAAAGCCCGGAAAAATATACTGAATTAGGTGGTAAGATACCGAAAGGTGCTTTATTAGTGGGCCCTCCGGGAACAGGAAAAACATTATTGGCTAAAGCTGTAGCCGGAGAAGCAAACGTTCCATTCTTTTCTTTGTCTGGTTCCGACTTCGTTGAAATGTTTGTAGGAGTAGGTGCATCACGCGTTCGCGACTTATTCCGCCAGGCAAAAGAAAAAGCACCCTGTATCGTATTTATAGATGAAATAGATGCGGTGGGACGTGCACGCGGTAAAAACGCAAACATGAACAGTAACGATGAACGGGAAAATACCTTGAATCAGTTATTAACAGAAATGGATGGTTTCGGTTCAAACAGCGGGGTTATTATTCTTGCAGCTACCAATCGAGCTGACATTTTGGATAAGGCATTATTAAGAGCCGGACGTTTTGACCGACAAATTCATGTTGAACTGCCAGACCTTAATGAACGAAAAGAAATTTTTGGTGTTCATTTACGCCCTATTAAAATAGACAACTCGGTAGATGCAGAATTTCTTGCCCGTCAAACACCCGGATTTTCAGGTGCCGACATTGCCAATGTATGTAATGAAGCAGCTCTTATCGCTGCCCGCAACGGCAAAAAGTTTGTTCAAAAAGAAGACTTTATGAATGCTGTAGACCGAATCGTGGGCGGACTGGAAAAAAGAACAAAAATAACAACGGCTGAAGAACGAAGAAGTATTGCTACTCATGAAGCCGGGCATGCCACATTAAGTTGGTTGTTAGAACATGCGAATCCGTTGGTTAAAGTAACTATTGTACCTCGTGGAAAAGCATTAGGAGCGGCTTGGTATCTTCCGGAAGAACGTCAAATTACTACTCGTGAACAACTGCTTGATGAAATGTGCGCTACATTAGGAGGACGTGCTGCCGAAGAACTGTTTTTAGGAAAGGTATCAACCGGAGCATCTAACGATTTGGAACGCATTACCAAACAAGCTTATGCAATGGTAGTTTATTTTGGTATGAGTAATAAACTTCCCAACTTAAATTATTATGATTCTACTGGTCAGGAATGGGGTTTTACAAAGCCTTACAGCGAAGAAACTGCCAGACTGATAGACTTAGAAATCCAGCATATTATCAATGAGCAATACCAGCGAGCTAAAGATATTCTTTTAGCTAACGCAGAAGGACACAATAAACTTGCTCAAGTACTATTGGAAAGAGAAGTAATTTATACAGAAGATGTAGAAGCTATATTCGGTAAACGTGCATGGGTTTCACGTTCCCAAGAAATTCTGGATGCCCAGGACAAGTCGAAAGAAGAAATAACTGATAAAAATCCAGTCTCTGAAGATCAACCTAATGAGGTTTCAAAACCAGAAGATACAATTGATAAAAAGAAAGAAGATTCTAAATGA
- the coaE gene encoding dephospho-CoA kinase (Dephospho-CoA kinase (CoaE) performs the final step in coenzyme A biosynthesis.), translating to MIKVGITGGIGSGKSVVAQLLSIYGIPVYIADIESKLLTDTSPVIRKELITLLGPEAYIPCGLNRTFLASCIFNNTKLLQKVNAIIHPVVSEHYLMWTKKQSSLITAIESAILFESGFEALVDIRLMVYAPKEIRIQRAMQRENTSQKEIIQRIENQMDDEIKKERSDYVIYNDMQSPLIPQIENFLDMLYSKFV from the coding sequence ATGATAAAAGTAGGAATAACAGGTGGAATAGGCAGTGGTAAATCAGTGGTTGCCCAACTATTAAGTATATACGGTATTCCGGTATATATTGCCGACATAGAAAGCAAGCTACTTACTGATACTTCACCTGTTATACGCAAAGAACTCATTACCCTTTTAGGTCCGGAAGCTTATATTCCTTGTGGATTAAACCGGACTTTTCTGGCTTCTTGTATTTTTAACAATACGAAATTGCTCCAAAAAGTAAATGCGATAATTCATCCGGTAGTAAGTGAACATTACCTTATGTGGACGAAAAAACAAAGTTCCCTTATCACGGCCATAGAATCTGCTATACTATTTGAATCTGGTTTCGAAGCATTGGTAGACATTCGCTTAATGGTATATGCCCCTAAAGAAATACGTATACAACGAGCTATGCAACGGGAGAATACTTCTCAGAAAGAAATTATCCAACGTATAGAAAACCAAATGGACGATGAAATAAAAAAAGAACGTTCCGATTATGTAATCTATAACGATATGCAATCGCCACTTATTCCTCAAATAGAAAATTTTTTGGATATGCTTTACTCTAAATTTGTTTAA
- a CDS encoding phosphatidate cytidylyltransferase — MKNLITRALTGIIFVVVLAGAIFFHSISYLIVFGIIIFLTLKEYYGLSEQYTAIKKTSWLYCLGGVYLFLATFLYMGSYTTAQVFLPYLLFIMYIIISEIYRKTSTPILNWAFVIFGQLFCALFFSLANFIVFTKNGNEESTYTPLLLLAIFIFVWMNDTGAFLIGSLLGKHKLFERISPKKSWEGFYGGLLFALASSFVFAYLFPDISWYKWLGLAAVIVIFGTWGDLCESLLKRTLGVKDSGHLLPGHGGMLDRFDSVIMAIPAALIYIELAIRN; from the coding sequence TTGAAAAATCTGATTACACGTGCCCTGACTGGAATTATCTTTGTTGTCGTATTGGCTGGAGCTATCTTTTTCCATTCAATCTCTTATTTAATTGTGTTCGGAATTATTATCTTTCTTACATTGAAAGAATATTATGGACTTTCCGAACAATATACGGCAATAAAAAAAACTTCCTGGCTATATTGCTTGGGAGGAGTTTATCTTTTTCTAGCTACCTTTTTATATATGGGTAGCTACACGACAGCCCAAGTTTTTTTGCCTTACTTATTATTCATAATGTACATTATTATTTCTGAGATATATCGTAAAACGTCAACTCCCATCCTAAACTGGGCTTTTGTAATATTCGGGCAACTGTTTTGTGCTTTATTCTTTTCACTTGCCAACTTCATCGTATTTACAAAAAACGGGAACGAAGAAAGTACTTATACTCCTCTCCTATTATTAGCAATCTTCATCTTTGTATGGATGAATGATACGGGAGCTTTCTTAATTGGCTCATTATTAGGAAAACATAAGTTGTTTGAACGTATATCTCCTAAAAAATCATGGGAAGGATTCTATGGCGGATTACTATTTGCTTTAGCTTCATCCTTCGTTTTTGCTTATCTATTTCCTGATATTAGCTGGTATAAGTGGCTGGGGTTAGCAGCTGTAATCGTTATTTTCGGTACCTGGGGAGACTTATGTGAATCCTTATTAAAAAGAACATTAGGAGTAAAAGATTCCGGTCATTTGCTTCCAGGACACGGAGGAATGTTAGATCGATTTGATAGTGTTATTATGGCGATACCCGCAGCTCTAATTTACATTGAACTAGCTATTCGAAATTAA
- a CDS encoding DUF4840 domain-containing protein encodes MKISLKWTLLLVLGVISLTTFTSCDDDDDDKGPVLPKLTDVYGEYSGKATFVIADEDQPAPQAANEETNKIDIDVTVNNDTIYFKEFPTGALIDAILGAGNGEIIKGKLGKVSYEIPYTGAFNAAQDTINMTLTPEPLNLEVVLAEGSDPLKVKVTIVSEEKGTYSIEKKNLKFNMEVSNIDVTGFTTVDKTISFSFDMNKK; translated from the coding sequence ATGAAGATTTCATTAAAATGGACTTTACTTTTAGTATTAGGTGTGATAAGCTTAACTACCTTTACTTCTTGCGACGATGATGATGACGATAAAGGCCCTGTTCTTCCTAAACTAACTGATGTATATGGCGAATATAGTGGTAAAGCAACCTTTGTTATTGCAGATGAAGACCAACCAGCTCCCCAAGCTGCAAACGAAGAAACAAATAAAATAGATATAGATGTTACTGTAAATAATGACACTATTTATTTTAAAGAATTTCCTACGGGAGCTTTAATCGACGCTATTTTAGGAGCAGGTAACGGAGAAATTATTAAAGGTAAATTAGGCAAAGTTTCTTATGAGATTCCCTATACAGGTGCATTCAACGCAGCACAAGACACTATCAATATGACTCTTACACCGGAACCATTAAATTTGGAAGTGGTATTAGCAGAAGGAAGCGATCCTTTAAAAGTAAAAGTGACTATTGTTTCGGAAGAAAAAGGAACTTATTCTATAGAAAAGAAAAATCTGAAGTTCAATATGGAAGTCTCTAACATAGATGTAACAGGCTTCACTACTGTAGATAAAACAATATCTTTCTCATTCGACATGAATAAAAAATAA
- a CDS encoding CdaR family protein — protein MDRLEDYTRTFKSAPKKIKAFLRRQRWKQALIFFFFVLLSLGFWMLQSLQQDYEIELSFPVRYKNVPPEQAFTPTPPQNIKVKVKDKGSVLLNYTFGRKFLPIEIELKKLDPAGGEFKVPAKDIESDILKQLLSTTILESMEPANITLKYSPRKKKEIPVIFNGDIIPDAGFFLSDSVILQPNKVEVYASSALLDTLKFVRTQYIKIERVKKPISRQVNLEKIEGATFVPEAVMLSAYVEEFTEKTLEIPVFSHDLPKKFTLRTFPPTVKVTCNVPLSRFKDLSENDIELDVKFADLEQNTSGYAPISIVRKPDWVKEITLSPDKVEFILEQNTTTP, from the coding sequence ATGGACCGACTTGAAGATTATACCAGAACATTCAAGTCTGCACCGAAAAAGATTAAAGCTTTTTTGCGTCGTCAGCGATGGAAACAAGCTTTAATCTTTTTCTTTTTCGTACTCCTCTCTCTAGGATTCTGGATGCTCCAAAGCCTTCAACAGGATTATGAAATAGAACTTTCTTTCCCGGTCAGATATAAGAATGTGCCCCCTGAACAAGCTTTCACTCCCACTCCACCACAAAATATCAAGGTAAAAGTGAAAGACAAAGGAAGTGTATTGTTAAACTACACTTTCGGAAGAAAGTTTTTACCTATTGAGATAGAATTAAAAAAACTCGATCCGGCAGGTGGAGAGTTTAAAGTTCCCGCTAAAGATATTGAAAGTGATATTTTAAAACAATTACTTTCTACCACAATTTTAGAAAGTATGGAGCCTGCAAATATTACATTAAAATATTCTCCGCGTAAGAAAAAAGAAATCCCCGTCATATTCAATGGGGATATTATTCCAGATGCAGGATTTTTCTTGTCCGATTCCGTTATACTTCAACCTAACAAAGTTGAAGTATATGCAAGTTCAGCCCTATTAGATACATTAAAATTTGTCAGAACGCAATACATCAAGATTGAAAGGGTAAAGAAACCAATCTCCCGCCAGGTAAATTTAGAAAAAATAGAAGGAGCTACTTTCGTTCCGGAAGCCGTTATGCTTTCTGCCTATGTGGAAGAATTTACTGAAAAGACATTAGAAATTCCTGTTTTCAGTCATGATCTACCTAAAAAATTTACATTGCGCACTTTTCCTCCTACAGTAAAAGTAACATGTAACGTACCATTATCCCGATTCAAGGATCTGAGTGAAAATGATATTGAATTAGATGTAAAATTTGCCGATCTGGAGCAAAACACTTCCGGATATGCCCCTATTTCTATCGTCAGGAAACCGGATTGGGTCAAAGAAATAACTCTTTCTCCCGACAAAGTTGAATTTATTTTGGAACAAAATACAACAACCCCATGA
- a CDS encoding transcription antitermination protein NusB encodes MINRILIRIKVLQIVYSFYQNGNKDLKGAETELLFSLQKSYDLYYYFLLLIVELTYQQKRNLEIRKNKYFPTFEELHPNTRLINNRFAAQIEKNSQLQKYITEQGISWSNDQDFIKNTLDTLLASELYTDYLKSPDTYESDKEFWKEAFKILICNNEAVDDYLEDKSIYWNDDIAIVESFVLKTIKKIEEKDGKETILLPMFKDMEDKQYAITLLRQTLLKGTDYRAHIEKHLKNWESERVANMDLLIMQVALAEILSFPSIPISVTLNEFIDISKYYSTPKSAIFINGILDSVIKELKSEKRLLKN; translated from the coding sequence ATGATTAACAGAATTTTGATCCGCATTAAAGTTTTACAGATAGTATATTCATTCTATCAAAACGGTAATAAGGACCTTAAAGGGGCAGAAACCGAATTACTTTTCAGTCTTCAAAAGTCATATGACTTATATTATTATTTCCTTTTACTTATTGTAGAGTTGACGTATCAACAAAAAAGAAACCTCGAAATACGGAAAAACAAGTATTTTCCGACATTTGAAGAATTACACCCTAATACCCGGCTGATAAATAACCGTTTCGCTGCACAAATTGAAAAAAATTCCCAGTTACAAAAATATATTACCGAGCAGGGGATTTCATGGAGCAATGACCAAGATTTTATCAAAAATACACTTGACACTCTCCTTGCATCAGAATTATATACAGACTATTTAAAAAGTCCGGATACTTACGAATCGGACAAAGAATTCTGGAAAGAAGCTTTCAAAATATTGATATGTAACAATGAAGCAGTAGATGATTATCTAGAAGATAAAAGTATTTATTGGAACGATGATATTGCCATTGTAGAAAGTTTCGTTTTGAAAACCATAAAAAAAATCGAAGAAAAAGACGGTAAAGAGACCATTTTACTTCCTATGTTCAAAGATATGGAAGATAAGCAATACGCCATTACCCTATTAAGACAAACTCTATTAAAAGGAACTGACTACCGTGCCCATATAGAAAAGCATCTTAAAAACTGGGAATCTGAACGTGTAGCTAATATGGACTTATTAATTATGCAAGTTGCATTAGCCGAAATATTATCATTTCCTAGTATACCCATTAGCGTAACGCTGAATGAATTTATAGATATCTCCAAATACTATAGTACTCCTAAAAGTGCTATTTTTATCAATGGAATTCTCGATTCTGTGATAAAAGAATTAAAAAGTGAGAAACGATTGCTCAAAAATTAG
- the yajC gene encoding preprotein translocase subunit YajC encodes MNVLGILLQAAGAGSSQWSGILMMVIIVAIFYFLMIRPQQKRQKAIQKAREAMQVGDKVVTAGGIYGKIKEISDTYMLIEIADGVRIRVDKTSVFASTEDAQQK; translated from the coding sequence ATGAATGTATTAGGCATTTTATTGCAAGCTGCCGGAGCAGGCTCTTCACAATGGTCAGGAATTCTTATGATGGTGATTATTGTGGCAATTTTCTATTTCTTGATGATTCGTCCGCAACAAAAGAGACAGAAAGCTATACAAAAAGCCCGCGAAGCAATGCAAGTAGGCGATAAAGTAGTTACTGCCGGTGGAATTTACGGAAAAATCAAAGAAATCAGTGATACGTATATGTTAATCGAGATTGCTGATGGTGTGCGTATCCGAGTAGATAAAACATCTGTTTTCGCTTCGACTGAAGACGCCCAACAAAAATAA